The Herbaspirillum sp. DW155 genomic interval GCGAACGAATCAATCCGCAGCAGCATATGCGGTTTGCGTTGGCGCTGGCCGGCCAGCTGGTCAGGCGTTGGTCGGTTGCGCAGGTGGTGTGGCGGGGGTGGTGGAGGGCTGCGTACGCGCCTGGCGCTGCATGGCGCGCACGAAGTCCGGCAGGCGGCGGCCGTTGCGGTCCGGGTAATGTCCTTGCGCGCTCATCTGTTGCACCCGGTCCAGCCGGAAGGAACGGAAGTCCTCGCGCGTCTCGCACCACGCGGCCAGCAGCCAGGTACCCCCGAAGAAGGCCAGCGCCAGCGGCCACACCACGCGCTGGCTGCTGCGCTGTTGGGCATCGGTGTAATGCAGCAGCAGCTTGTGGCGGCTGCCGATGGCCTGGCGGATTGCTTCGAGCCGTTCGCCCTGGCCGCAGTCATCCTGCATGGCCGGCGCAAAGAGCGGCGTGGCCTCGACGAAATCGCGTTTTTCCTTGGGCAGGGCCAGCACCACCTTGGCCAGCGCCGAGGCGGCCGAGGCGCCCAGCTGCGGGCCGCCCCAGGCCTGCACCATGCGCATGCCGATCACCAGCGCGTCGATTTCATCGGCGTTGAACATCAGCGGCGGCAGGTCATAGCCCGGCTTGATGCGGTAACCAACCCCGGCCTCGCCATCCACCGGCACGCCCGAGAGCGACAGGTCGCGGATGTCGCGGTAGACCGTGCGCTCCGAGACCGACAGCCATTGCGCCAGCTGGCGCGCCGTGGTGAGACGGCGGCCGCGCAGGTACTGGGTGATCTGGAACAGGCGATCGGCTCGGCGCATGGCAGGCAGACGAAAAAATGATGCGCGCCATTCTGGCACGCAACATCCCCGCCCGCCACAGACTTCGATGCTGCTGTGCAAGATGCGCGCAGAGCGCTCACCAGGCGGCCCGGCGCTCAGTGCATCGCGTGCAGGGCCAGGCGATTGCCCTCGCTGTCGATGAACTGGGCGATGTAGCCGATATCGTTGGGCAGCTGGAAGCGTTCCATGGTGACTTCGCCGCCGGCTGCCTTCACGCGGTCCAGCACGGCCTGGATCGAAGGGCCGGCATCGAGGTAGATCAGCGTGCCCTGGCGCGTGGGTTCCAGCCACCCCGGGCCGGTCAGGCAGCCGATGGACTGGCCGTCGTTGCGCACGAAGATGGCCATCGGGCCCTCCTCGGACATCTGTTCCTGGCGCAGCTTGGTAGCAAAGACGGTTTCGTAGAAGCGCGTGGCGCGCTGCAGATCCTTGGTGGCGATCTCGAACCAGTTGACTTGGGTTTGCATGGTGTTCTTCCTTGTCTTGTGAGTGAAGCGTTGTCTATGCCGTGTGGCATGGAACGCATCATGCGCGAGGGCTACTGACAACGTTCTGTCAGTAGCCCCCGCACCTCGGCAATAACAGGGAAGATTTCAGCGGGCGGCCGCAGCCGGCACACCTTCCTGGGCACTGCTTGCGGGCGCTTCCTCGCTGTCATGGCGTGCGGCATAGCGCCGAGCCAGCACCGCACACAGCATCAGCTGCATCTGGTGGAACAGCATGATGGGCAGCAACACCACCGCCGCGCCGCTACCGGCAAAGAGCACCGAAGCGATGGGAATGCCAGAGGCCAGCGACTTCTTGGAACCGCAGAAGACCAGCACGATTTCATCG includes:
- a CDS encoding YafY family protein, which produces MRRADRLFQITQYLRGRRLTTARQLAQWLSVSERTVYRDIRDLSLSGVPVDGEAGVGYRIKPGYDLPPLMFNADEIDALVIGMRMVQAWGGPQLGASAASALAKVVLALPKEKRDFVEATPLFAPAMQDDCGQGERLEAIRQAIGSRHKLLLHYTDAQQRSSQRVVWPLALAFFGGTWLLAAWCETREDFRSFRLDRVQQMSAQGHYPDRNGRRLPDFVRAMQRQARTQPSTTPATPPAQPTNA
- a CDS encoding VOC family protein yields the protein MQTQVNWFEIATKDLQRATRFYETVFATKLRQEQMSEEGPMAIFVRNDGQSIGCLTGPGWLEPTRQGTLIYLDAGPSIQAVLDRVKAAGGEVTMERFQLPNDIGYIAQFIDSEGNRLALHAMH